GCGGGTGCCGCGGCCGCCCGGGGCTTAAATTGATTGTATGCCAGAAGTTTCCCAGCGCGGGCAGGCCATGCCCGTTTCGCCGTTTCGCAAGCTGTTGCCCTTTGCCGAAGCCGCCCGCCAGCAGGGCAAGGTGGTGTATCCCTTGAACATCGGCCAGCCCGACGTGCTGACGCCGCCCGCCATGCTGGAAGCCGTGCGCACCGCCGACATCCAGGTGCTGGGCTACGCGCCCGGCGCCGGCACCGACAGCTACCGCCGCAAGCTCGAAGCCTACTACCAGCGCGCCGGCATTCCGGCCCGCTTCGAAGACATACTGGTGACCACGGCGGGCAGCGAAGCCATCCACTTCGCCCTGCTCTCCTGCCTCAATCCCGGCGACGAAATCATCATCGCGGAGCCGTTTTATGGCACCTACACGGCCTTCGCCATTGCGGCGGGGGTAAACATCGTGGCCGTCACGGCCCGCATTGAAGACAATTTTGCCCTGCCGCCCATTGCCGACTTCGAGGCCGTGATTACGGCGCGCACGCGGGCCATTCTGGTGTGCAATCCCAGCAACCCGACCGGGTACGTGTACCGGCGCGACGAGCTGGAAGCCCTGCTGGCCCTGTGCCGGCAGCACAACCTGTTTCTCATTTCCGACGAAGCCTACCGCGAATACTGCTACGACGGCGCCCGGGCCACCAGCGCCCTGAGCCTGTCTGGCGGCGAGCAGCACGTGGTGATGGTGGACACCATTTCGAAGCGCTATAGCGCCTGCGGGGCCCGCGTGGGCGCGCTCGTCACGCGCAACGCCGAGCTGTGGCAGGCCGCCTTCCACTTCGGCCAGATGCGCGTGTGCCCACCCGTGCTGGAAATGCTGGCCGCCGAAGCCGCCGCCGACCTGCCTCCCTCCTACTTCGACGGCACCCGCGCCGAGTATCAGGCCCGGCGCGACCTCACCGTGGGCCGCCTGCGCGCCATGCCCGGCGTGACCTGCCCCGTGCCCGGCGGCGCGTTCTACGTGGTGGCCCGCCTGCCCGTCGACGATGCCCAGCGGTTCGGCCAGTGGCTGCTCGAAGAATTCACCTATGAAAACCAGACGCTGATGCTTTCGCCGGCCAACGGCTTCTACCATACGCCCGGCTTGGGCCGGCAGGAAGTGCGCCTGGCCTACGTCATCAACCGCCCCGACTTGGCCGCCGCCCTCACCTGCCTGGCGCAGGCCCTGCTCCAGTACCCCGGCCGCGTCGAACCCCAACCAGCCGGCCGCGTAGAAGCTGCCATTGCCTCCTGATTTTAATTCTTTTTTAATTCCCCAATGGACACCCGCATTGCCCCCGCCGTCGAAGTTCCCATCAAAGACTACCGCGGCTCGCTGCGCTTCTGGCACTGGGCCAATGCCCTGCTCATCAGCCTTCAGCTGATGACTATTCTGTTTCAGAAGGTGATTGTGAAGGCCAAGACGGCGGTGCCGGAGCTGCAATCATCGGGCAAGGACGTGTCGGTGCCGCAG
This DNA window, taken from Hymenobacter sp. 5317J-9, encodes the following:
- a CDS encoding pyridoxal phosphate-dependent aminotransferase gives rise to the protein MPEVSQRGQAMPVSPFRKLLPFAEAARQQGKVVYPLNIGQPDVLTPPAMLEAVRTADIQVLGYAPGAGTDSYRRKLEAYYQRAGIPARFEDILVTTAGSEAIHFALLSCLNPGDEIIIAEPFYGTYTAFAIAAGVNIVAVTARIEDNFALPPIADFEAVITARTRAILVCNPSNPTGYVYRRDELEALLALCRQHNLFLISDEAYREYCYDGARATSALSLSGGEQHVVMVDTISKRYSACGARVGALVTRNAELWQAAFHFGQMRVCPPVLEMLAAEAAADLPPSYFDGTRAEYQARRDLTVGRLRAMPGVTCPVPGGAFYVVARLPVDDAQRFGQWLLEEFTYENQTLMLSPANGFYHTPGLGRQEVRLAYVINRPDLAAALTCLAQALLQYPGRVEPQPAGRVEAAIAS